One Oryza glaberrima chromosome 10, OglaRS2, whole genome shotgun sequence DNA segment encodes these proteins:
- the LOC127753120 gene encoding ent-isokaurene C2/C3-hydroxylase-like, with the protein MEDKLPLALTVLSVSVLIAVVISKLVSYATKPRLNLPPGPWKLPVIGSLHHLVGSHAIHRSMRALAEKHGRHHLMQISLGEVFAVVVSSPEAAEEILRNQDVTFADRFLSTTIGVITFGGNDMAFAPYGERWRQLRKLCTLELLSAARVRSFRRIREEEVARLVRDLAASAAAGEAVNLSGRIAKLINDVVVRCCVGGRSEHRDEFLDALRTALDQTTWLTVADVFPSSKLARMLGTAPRKALASRKKIEHILEQIIQERKRIMDRSSHGGDGDGEAMNTSECFLDVLLRLQKDGNTPIPITNEVIVVLLFDMFSGGSETSSSTLIWTMAELIRKPKVMAKAHVEVRQAFQGKNTITEDDGVNELTYLKMVIKESLRMHCPVPLLGPRKCRETCKVMGYDIPKDTTVFVNAWAICRDPKYWDDAEEFQPERFENKSIDYKGTNFEFLPFGSGRRMCAAMNLGIANVELPLASLLYHFDWKLPVGMMPEDVDMQDAPGILVGKRSSLIMCPVTRVAPSNPQVIAS; encoded by the exons ATGGAGGACAAGCTGCCGCTGGCTCTGACCGTACTGTCAGTGTCCGtgctcatcgccgtcgtcatctccAAGCTGGTATCATATGCCACCAAGCCAAGGCTGAACCTGCCGCCGGGGCCATGGAAGCTGCCGGTGATCGGCAGCCTCCACCACCTCGTGGGGAGCCACGCCATCCACCGGTCGATGCGCGCGCTCGCCGAGAAGCACGGGCGCCACCACCTCATGCAGATATCGCTCGGCGAGGTGTTCGCCGTGGTCGTGTcatcgccggaggcggcggaggagatccTCAGGAACCAGGACGTCACGTTCGCCGACCGCTTCCTCAGCACCACCATCGGGGTGATCACCTTCGGCGGCAACGACATGGCCTTCGCGCCctacggcgagcggtggcggcagctcCGGAAGCTGTGCACGCTGGAGCTCCTGTCCGCCGCGCGGGTGAGGTCGTTCCGGCGCatccgcgaggaggaggtggcgcgccTGGTCCGGGAcctcgccgcgtccgccgccgccggcgaggccgtgaACCTGAGCGGCAGGATCGCGAAGCTCATCAACGACGTCGTCGTGAGGTGCTGCGTCGGCGGCCGGAGCGAGCACCGCGACGAGTTCCTCGACGCCCTCCGCACCGCGTTGGACCAGACGACATGGCTCACCGTGGCCGACGTCTTCCCGTCGAGCAAGCTCGCGCGGATGCTCGGCACGGCGCCGCGCAAGGCGCTCGCCAGCCGGAAGAAGATAGAGCACATCTTGGAGCAGATCATTCAAGAACGAAAGAGGATCATGGACAGGagcagccatggcggcgacggcgacggcgaggcgatgAACACGAGCGAGTGCTTCTTGGATGTCCTGCTGAGGCTTCAGAAGGATGGCAACACACCAATCCCAATTACTAACGAAGTCATCGTCGTGCTTTTATTT GACATGTTTTCAGGGGGCAGCGAGACATCATCTTCCACATTAATCTGGACAATGGCAGAACTCATCAGAAAACCAAAAGTAATGGCAAAGGCTCATGTTGAAGTGCGGCAAGCTTTCCAAGGAAAGAACACCATCACAGAGGATGACGGTGTAAACGAGTTGACCTATCTCAAAATGGTGATTAAGGAGTCATTGAGGATGCACTGCCCAGTGCCCCTTTTAGGCCCTCGTAAATGTCGAGAGACATGCAAAGTTATGGGCTACGACATACCGAAAGACACAACTGTATTTGTGAATGCATGGGCAATATGCAGAGACCCAAAATATTGGGATGATGCCGAAGAGTTTCAACCAGAGAGGTTTGAGAACAAAAGTATCGACTATAAAGGAACTAACTTTGAATTCCTTCCATTTGGATCGGGCCGTAGAATGTGTGCGGCTATGAACCTTGGCATTGCGAATGTAGAGCTCCCCTTAGCTAGCCTTCTGTATCATTTTGATTGGAAGTTGCCTGTTGGAATGATGCCTGAAGATGTTGACATGCAGGATGCACCTGGAATACTTGTAGGTAAACGCAGTAGCCTAATTATGTGCCCGGTTACACGTGTTGCTCCAAGCAACCCACAAGTGATAGCATCATAG
- the LOC127752997 gene encoding ent-isokaurene C2/C3-hydroxylase-like codes for MEDKLLLLLALAVSVLVAVVISKLVSYATKPRLNLPPGPWTLPVIGSIHHLVGSHPIHRSMRALAEKHGRDLMQVWLGELPAVVVSSPEAARDVLRSQDLAFADRYVSTTIAAIYLGGRDLAFAPYGERWRQLRKLCTQRLLTAARVRSFRCVREEEVARLVRDLAASAAAGEAVDLTARVAELVNDVVVRCCIGGRRSRYRDEFLDALRTALDQTTWLTVADVFPSSKLARMLGTAPRKALASRKKMERILEQIIQERKQIKERSTGAGAGADDEAAAAGNECFLDLLLRLQKEGDTPIPITNETMMLLLHNMFSAGSETSSTTLNWTMAELIKSPRVMAKVHDEVRQAFQGKNTITDDDVAKLSYLKMVTKESLRMHCPVPLLGPRRCRETCKVMGYDVPKGTIVFVNAWAICRDSKYWKSAEEFKPERFENISIDYNGNNFEFLPFGSGRRICPGITLGMANVEFPLASLLYHFDWKLPNQMEPEEIDMREAPGLVGPKHTSLYLHPVTRVAPSSV; via the exons ATGGAGgacaagctgctgctgctgctggctctGGCCGTGTCggtgctcgtcgccgtcgtcatctcCAAGCTGGTATCATATGCCACCAAGCCAAGGCTCAACCTGCCGCCGGGGCCATGGACGCTGCCGGTGATCGGCAGCATCCACCACCTCGTGGGGAGCCACCCCATCCACCGCTCGATGCGCGCGCTCGCCGAGAAGCACGGGCGCGACCTCATGCAGGTCTGGCTCGGCGAGCTTCCCGCGGTGGTCGTGtcgtcgccggaggcggcgcgggacgTCCTCCGGAGCCAGGACCTCGCGTTCGCCGACCGCTACGTCAGCACCACCATCGCCGCGATCTACCTCGGCGGCCGGGACCTCGCCTTCGCGCCctacggcgagcggtggcggcagctgCGGAAGCTCTGCACGCAGCGGCTGCTGACCGCGGCGCGGGTGAGGTCGTTCCGGTGCgtccgcgaggaggaggtggcgcgccTCGTGCGCGACctggcggcctccgccgccgccggcgaggccgtggACCTCACCGCGAGGGTGGCCGAGCTCGTCAACGACGTCGTGGTGAGGTGCTGCATCGGCGGGCGCCGGAGCAGGTACCGCGACGAGTTCCTCGACGCCCTCCGCACCGCGCTGGACCAGACGACGTGGCTCACCGTCGCCGACGTCTTCCCGTCGAGCAAGCTGGCGCGGATGCTCGGCACGGCGCCGCGGAAGGCTCTCGCTTCCCGCAAGAAGATGGAGCGCATCCTGGAGCAGATCATCCAAGAACGGAAGCAGATCAAGGAGAggagcaccggcgccggcgccggcgccgacgacgaggcggcggcggccggaaacGAGTGCTTTCTGGACCTGCTGTTGAGGCTGCAGAAGGAAGGCGACACACCGATCCCAATCACAAACGAAACCATGATGTTGCTTCTACAC AACATGTTTTCAGCAGGCAGCGAAACATCTAGCACCACTCTAAACTGGACTATGGCAGAGCTCATCAAGTCACCAAGAGTAATGGCGAAGGTGCATGATGAGGTGAGGCAAGCCTTTCAGGGAAAGAACACTATTACCGATGATGATGTTGCCAAATTGAGCTATCTTAAAATGGTAACCAAGGAGTCCTTGAGAATGCATTGCCCAGTGCCGCTCTTAGGCCCCCGAAGATGTCGTGAGACATGCAAGGTTATGGGTTATGATGTGCCCAAGGGCACTATCGTGTTTGTGAATGCATGGGCAATATGTAGGGATTCAAAGTATTGGAAGAGTGCCGAGGAGTTTAAGCCAGAGCGGTTTGAAAACATAAGTATAGACTATAATGGAAATAACTTTGAATTCCTTCCATTTGGATCTGGCCGTAGAATATGTCCAGGTATAACTCTTGGTATGGCCAACGTAGAATTCCCCTTGGCTAGTTTGCTTTACCATTTTGATTGGAAACTTCCTAATCAAATGGAGCCTGAGGAAATCGATATGAGAGAGGCACCTGGACTTGTTGGGCCTAAACACACCAGCCTATATTTGCACCCTGTTACTCGTGTTGCTCCAAGCAGTGTTTAG
- the LOC127752998 gene encoding transcription factor-like protein DPB, translating to MVSGAAHSASTSGGGGGSEGSPTGRAAPGMQGGGGAATPAASASASTPASETTVARRLDGLDIQGDDAPSSQPATSKKKKRGPGTRATGPDKGGRGLRQFSMKVCEKVESKGRTTYNEVADELVAEFADPNNNFASPDPDNPNTPQFDEKNIRRRVYDALNVLMAMDIISKDKKEIQWKGLPRTSMSDVEELKTEIIGLKGRIDKKNAYLQELEDQFVGLQNLAQRNEQLYGSGNAPSGGVALPFILVQTRPHATVEVEISEDMQLVHFDFNSTPFELHDDSFVLKALGFSGKEPDDTQARVGNGGECSTTPIYHQSPQVARPNGVRLPTSPPIPGILKGRVKHEH from the exons ATGGTCTCCGGCGCGGCGCATTCGGCCTCCaccagtggcggcggcggggggagcgaGGGCTCCCccaccggccgcgccgcgccgggcatgcagggcggcggcggcgccgccacgcccgccgcctcggcctccgcgTCCACGCCGGCCAGCGAGACcaccgtcgcccgccgcctcgacgGCCTCGACATCCAGGGCGACGATGCGCCCTCGTCGCAGCCCGCCACGAG caagaagaaaaaaagggggcCTGGAACACGTGCAACGGGCCCTGACAAGGGTGGCCGTGGATTGCGCCAATTTAGTATGAAAG TTTGTGAGAAAGTTGAAAGCAAAGGGAGAACAACCTACAACGAG GTGGCAGATGAGCTTGTAGCTGAGTTTGCAGACCCCAACAATAATTTTGCATCACCTGATCCTGACAACCCTAACACA CCACAATTTGATGAGAAAAATATACGACGAAGGGTTTATGATGCATTGAATGTCCTGATGGCTATGGATATTATATCTAAGGATAAAAAGGAAATTCAGTGGAAGGGCTTGCCTCGGACAAGTATGAGCGATGTTGAAGAATTGAAG ACAGAGATCATTGGACTGAAAGGTAGGATCGAcaagaaaaatgcatatttGCAGGAGTTAGAAGATCAA TTTGTAGGTCTTCAAAACTTGGCACAGCGAAACGAGCAGCTTTATGGTTCAGGAAATGCTCCTTCAGGAGGAGTGGCATTGCCATTTATATTGGTGCAG aCACGTCCTCATGCTACAGTAGAAGTGGAGATATCAGAAGATATGCAGCTGGTGCATTTTGATTTCAATAG CACTCCATTTGAACTGCATGACGATTCCTTTGTGCTGAAAGCATTGGGGTTCTCCGGCAAAGAACCAGATGATACGCAAGCCCGGGTTGGAAATGGAGGTGAGTGCTCAACCACACCTATCTATCATCAATCACCCCAAGTTGCGAGGCCAAACGGAGTTAGACTACCAACATCGCCCCCTATTCCCGGTATACTTAAAGGGCGTGTCAAGCATGAACATTAG
- the LOC127785897 gene encoding heavy metal-associated isoprenylated plant protein 6-like encodes MAPATVILEMEVHCNGCARKIEKTIKKISGVALATASLGSPGTVVVHGTADAAAIQARLKAKIKRDVAIVSITAGAVEPPQQAPPPAAPPHQYGGDYRQHGSGNSFRYPPSYFSDENPNTTCAAAGRRWPPPSVSSVKEKLDDAAAENAAVAGGAGGSGNGASTSESSPAVAVLQIDMDCWGHSKMVRKLVMDYPGVDKVTVDIPARRVMVAGKFDVQCLELLLQVRSKKKVTIISGPALAIAGR; translated from the exons ATGGCGCCTGCGACTGTGATCCTCGAGATGGAAGTGCACTGTAATGGCTGCGCGAGGAAGATCGAGAAGACGATCAAGAAAATTTCAg GGGTggcgctggcgacggcgagcctCGGGTCGCCGGGGACGGTGGTGGTGCACGGcaccgccgacgcggcggcgatccAGGCGCGGCTCAAGGCCAAGATTAAGAGGGACGTCGCCATCGTCAGCatcaccgccggcgccgtcgagccACCTCAAcaagccccgccgccggctgctccgCCGCATCAGTACGGCGGCGACTACCGGCAGCACGGCAGCGGGAACAGCTTTCGGTACCCGCCGTCCTACTTCAGCGATGAGAACCCCA acACCACATGCGCGGCTGCTGGTCGGCGGTGGCCACCGCCGTCGGTCTCCTCCGTGAAGGAGAAGCTggacgatgccgccgccgagAACGCGGCCGTAGCCGGGGGTGCCGGCGGTAGCGGCAACGGCGCCTCGACGTCGGAGTCCTCGCCGGCTGTCGCCGTCCTGCAGATTGATATGGATTGCTGGGGACACAGCAAGATGGTCAGGAAGCTTGTGATGGACTACCCCGGCGTTGACAAGGTGACGGTGGACATTCCAGCGAGACGGGTGATGGTCGCCGGGAAGTTCGACGTGCAGTGCTTGGAGTTGCTCCTCCAGGTCAGGTCGAAGAAGAAGGTCACCATCATCAGCGGCCCCGCGCTGGCCATTGCCGGCCGGTGA
- the LOC127753485 gene encoding heavy metal-associated isoprenylated plant protein 5-like has product MGEEKKDKASGKDAGEKKDAAGGGEKAAAAAPGPIVLKVELHCAGCASKVKKAIKRAPGVETVVTDTAGNKVVVTGAADAAELKERIEARTKKAVQIVSAGAGPPPKKDKEEKKDKDKKGGGDDKKADKEKGGGGGDKKAEKEKGGGDKPKEEKKAKEPKEETVTLKIRLHCEGCIDRIKRRIYKIKGVKDVAVDAAKDLVKVTGTMDAAALPGYLKDKLSRQVEVVAPGKKDGAGGGDKKDGAGGDKKDKKEGGGGGGDKKDAGGEKTDKDKSAAASASVAPVPLADAGMFQMPPQYGFNPYHVHPGAAYYGGAPPPNPAAFYHHPNAAAAAAYQPYPYNVHAPQMFSDENPNACSVM; this is encoded by the exons ATGGGTGAGGAGAAGAAGGATAAGGCGAGCGGCAAGGACGCCGGCGAGAAgaaggacgccgccggcggcggcgagaaggcggcggcggcggcgccggggcctATCGTGCTCAAGGTCGAGTTGCATTGCGCCGGCTGCGCCAGCAAGGTCAAGAAGGCCATCAAGCGCGCCCCCG GTGTGGAGACGGTTGTGACGGACACGGCGGGGAACAAGGTGGTGGtcaccggcgcggcggacgcggcggagcTGAAGGAGCGCATCGAGGCGCGGACCAAGAAGGCCGTGCAGATcgtctccgccggcgccggcccgcCGCCCAAGAAGgacaaggaggagaagaaggacaaggacaagaagggcggcggcgacgacaagaAGGCCGAcaaggagaagggcggcggcggcggcgataagaaggcggagaaggagaagggcggcggcgacaagcccaaggaggagaagaaagcCAAGGAGCCCAAAGAG GAGACGGTGACGCTCAAGATCCGCCTCCACTGCGAGGGATGCATCGACCGCATCAAGCGCCGCATCTACAAGATCAAAG GGGTGAAGGATGTGGCGGTGGACGCCGCCAAGGACCTGGTCAAGGTGACCGGCAccatggacgccgccgcgctcccggGCTACCTCAAGGACAAGCTCAGCCGGCAAGTCGAGGTCGTCGCGCCAGGCAAgaaggacggcgccggcggcggtgacaagaaggacggcgccggcggcgacaagaAGGACAAAaaggagggcggcggtggcggcggcgacaagaaggacgccggcggcgagaagacGGACAAGGACAAGTCGGCGGCCGCCTCGGCGTCCGTGGCGCCGGTGCCCCTCGCCGACGCGGGCATGTTCCAGATGCCGCCGCAGTACGGCTTCAACCCGTACCACGTCCACCCCGGCGCCGCCTACTACGGCGGCGCCCCGCCGCCCAACCCCGCCGCCTTCTACCACCaccccaacgccgccgccgccgccgcgtaccAGCCCTACCCGTACAACGTCCATGCCCCCCAGATGTTCAGCGACGAGAACCCCAACGCCTGCTCCGTCAtgtga